A genome region from Staphylococcus capitis subsp. capitis includes the following:
- a CDS encoding pyruvate carboxylase: protein MKQIKKLLVANRGEIAIRIFRAAAELNISTVAIYSNEDKSSLHRYKADESYLVGSDLGPAESYLNIERIIDVAKRAGVDAIHPGYGFLSENEQFARRCAEENIKFIGPHLEHLDMFGDKVKARTTAIKADLPVIPGTDGPIESFEAAKQFAQEAGFPLMIKATSGGGGKGMRIVREESELEDAFHRAKSEAEKSFGNSEVYIERYIDNPKHIEVQVIGDELGNIIHLYERDCSVQRRHQKVVEVAPSVGLSNSLRERICEAAIQLMENIKYVNAGTVEFLVSGDEFFFIEVNPRVQVEHTITEMITGIDIVKTQILVADGESLFGDRIAMPKQQDIQTLGYAIQCRITTEDPLNDFMPDSGTIIAYRSSGGFGVRLDAGDGFQGAEISPYYDSLLVKLSTHAVSFKQAEEKMERSLREMRIRGVKTNIPFLINVMRNNKFRSGDYTTKFIEETPELFDIAPTLDRGTKTLEYIGNVTINGFPNVEQRPKPDYESTSIPRVSQERVNQLSGTKQILDEQGPKGLADWVRAQEDVLITDTTFRDAHQSLLATRVRTKDMMNIASKTAEVFKDSFSLEMWGGATFDVAYNFLKENPWERLERLRKAIPNVLFQMLLRASNAVGYKNYPDNVIKKFVHESANAGVDVFRIFDSLNWVDQMKIANEAVQEAGKISEGAICYTGDILNVERSNIYTLDYYVKMAKELESEGFHILAIKDMAGLLKPKAANELIGELRAAVNLPIHLHTHDTSGNGLLTYKQAIDAGVDIIDTAVASMSGLTSQPSANSLYYALNGFPRNLRTDIEGLEELSHYWATVRPYYADFESDIKSPNTEIYQHEMPGGQYSNLSQQAKSLGLGERFDEVKDMYRRVNFLFGDIVKVTPSSKVVGDMALYMVQNDLDESSVLSDGYKLDFPESVVSFFKGEIGQPVNGFNQKLQEVILKGQQPLTERPGEYLEPVNFDEIREELADKQQGEVTEQDVISYVLYPKVYNQYIQTKEQYGDLSLLDTPTFLFGMRNGETVEIEIDTGKRLIIKLETISEPDENGNRTIYYAMNGQARRIYIKDENVKTNANVKPKADKTNPSHIGAQMPGSVTEVKVATGDEVKANQPLLITEAMKMETTIQAPFDGVIKQVTVVSGDAIATGDLLIEIEKLS, encoded by the coding sequence TTGAAACAAATAAAGAAGTTACTTGTTGCTAACCGTGGTGAAATTGCCATCAGGATTTTTAGAGCAGCAGCAGAGTTAAATATCAGTACAGTAGCAATATATTCTAATGAAGATAAAAGTTCATTACATAGATATAAAGCAGACGAATCTTACTTAGTAGGTAGTGATTTAGGACCTGCTGAAAGTTATTTAAACATTGAACGCATTATCGATGTAGCGAAACGTGCAGGTGTTGATGCGATTCACCCTGGATATGGTTTTCTAAGTGAAAATGAACAATTCGCACGTCGTTGTGCGGAAGAAAATATTAAATTTATAGGTCCACATCTTGAACATTTAGATATGTTCGGAGATAAAGTCAAAGCAAGAACAACTGCTATTAAAGCAGATTTGCCTGTTATTCCTGGTACAGATGGACCAATTGAAAGTTTTGAAGCAGCTAAGCAATTCGCACAAGAAGCTGGCTTCCCACTAATGATTAAAGCAACTAGTGGTGGAGGCGGTAAAGGCATGCGTATTGTACGGGAAGAAAGTGAACTTGAAGATGCTTTCCACCGTGCTAAATCTGAAGCTGAAAAGTCTTTTGGCAATAGCGAAGTTTATATAGAAAGATATATTGATAATCCTAAACATATTGAAGTACAAGTCATTGGTGATGAACTAGGCAACATCATACATTTATATGAAAGAGATTGTTCGGTACAACGACGACATCAAAAAGTTGTTGAAGTTGCTCCTTCAGTAGGATTATCTAACAGTTTAAGAGAACGTATTTGTGAAGCAGCCATTCAATTGATGGAGAACATTAAATACGTTAATGCTGGAACAGTGGAATTTTTAGTCTCAGGTGATGAATTCTTCTTTATTGAAGTCAATCCACGTGTACAAGTAGAACACACAATTACTGAGATGATTACAGGTATAGATATCGTTAAAACTCAGATTTTAGTAGCTGATGGCGAGTCACTTTTCGGTGATAGAATAGCTATGCCAAAACAGCAAGATATTCAAACGCTTGGATATGCGATTCAATGTCGTATTACTACTGAAGATCCTTTGAATGATTTTATGCCAGACTCTGGAACAATCATTGCATATCGTTCAAGTGGTGGATTTGGAGTTAGATTGGATGCGGGTGATGGTTTCCAAGGGGCTGAAATCTCGCCATATTATGATTCTCTACTAGTTAAATTATCTACGCATGCAGTTTCATTTAAACAAGCTGAAGAAAAAATGGAACGTTCACTACGAGAAATGCGTATACGTGGAGTTAAAACGAATATTCCGTTTCTAATCAACGTGATGCGAAATAATAAATTTAGAAGTGGAGACTATACAACTAAATTTATAGAAGAAACACCTGAATTATTTGATATCGCACCCACACTTGATAGAGGTACAAAGACACTTGAATATATCGGTAATGTGACGATAAATGGCTTCCCTAATGTAGAACAACGTCCTAAACCAGATTATGAATCAACATCAATTCCAAGAGTATCTCAAGAACGTGTGAATCAATTATCTGGTACGAAACAAATTTTAGATGAACAAGGACCTAAGGGTCTTGCTGATTGGGTACGAGCACAAGAAGATGTACTCATTACAGATACTACATTTAGAGATGCGCATCAATCATTACTAGCCACTCGTGTAAGAACGAAGGACATGATGAATATTGCATCTAAAACAGCTGAAGTATTCAAAGATAGCTTTTCATTAGAAATGTGGGGCGGCGCAACTTTTGATGTGGCTTATAATTTCTTAAAAGAAAATCCATGGGAACGTTTAGAAAGATTACGTAAAGCAATACCTAATGTCTTATTCCAAATGTTATTACGTGCTTCTAATGCTGTTGGTTACAAAAACTATCCTGATAATGTTATTAAGAAATTTGTACATGAGAGTGCCAACGCAGGTGTAGATGTCTTCCGTATCTTTGACTCATTAAACTGGGTCGATCAAATGAAAATTGCTAATGAAGCTGTACAAGAGGCAGGTAAAATATCCGAAGGTGCTATTTGTTATACAGGAGATATTTTAAATGTCGAACGCTCTAATATTTATACATTAGATTACTATGTGAAAATGGCTAAAGAGCTAGAAAGTGAAGGTTTCCATATATTAGCTATTAAAGATATGGCTGGTTTGCTTAAACCTAAAGCAGCAAATGAATTAATTGGTGAATTACGAGCAGCTGTTAATTTACCTATTCATCTTCATACACACGATACAAGTGGAAATGGTCTGTTAACTTATAAACAAGCTATCGATGCAGGTGTAGACATCATAGATACAGCTGTTGCTTCAATGAGTGGATTGACGAGTCAGCCTAGTGCGAATTCATTATACTATGCTCTCAATGGTTTCCCACGCAATTTAAGAACTGATATTGAAGGTTTAGAAGAATTAAGTCATTACTGGGCTACTGTTCGTCCTTACTATGCTGACTTTGAGAGCGATATTAAGTCACCTAACACTGAAATATATCAACATGAAATGCCTGGAGGTCAGTACTCTAATTTAAGCCAACAAGCTAAAAGTTTAGGTTTAGGTGAGCGATTTGATGAAGTCAAAGATATGTATCGTAGAGTGAATTTCTTATTTGGTGATATCGTTAAGGTTACACCATCTTCCAAAGTAGTGGGTGATATGGCGCTCTACATGGTACAGAATGATTTAGATGAATCATCAGTACTTAGCGATGGGTATAAACTTGATTTTCCTGAATCAGTGGTTTCATTCTTTAAAGGTGAGATTGGTCAGCCGGTAAATGGGTTTAATCAAAAGTTACAAGAAGTTATTCTTAAAGGTCAACAACCGCTTACTGAGAGACCTGGTGAATATTTAGAGCCAGTTAACTTTGATGAAATTCGTGAAGAGTTAGCTGATAAGCAACAAGGTGAAGTGACAGAACAAGATGTTATAAGTTATGTCTTATATCCGAAAGTGTATAACCAATATATTCAAACTAAAGAGCAATACGGTGACTTATCATTACTTGATACACCGACATTCTTGTTTGGTATGCGTAATGGTGAAACGGTTGAAATAGAAATTGATACAGGTAAACGTTTAATCATTAAACTTGAAACAATTAGTGAACCTGATGAAAATGGTAATCGTACAATTTATTACGCCATGAATGGTCAAGCACGTCGAATTTATATTAAAGATGAAAATGTGAAAACAAATGCTAATGTCAAACCTAAAGCTGATAAAACTAATCCTAGTCATATAGGGGCTCAGATGCCAGGTTCTGTCACAGAGGTTAAGGTTGCTACAGGTGATGAAGTAAAAGCGAATCAACCATTGCTGATTACTGAAGCCATGAAGATGGAAACTACGATACAAGCACCATTTGATGGTGTTATTAAACAAGTGACTGTAGTAAGTGGTGATGCTATTGCTACAGGTGATTTACTTATTGAAATAGAAAAGCTATCATAA
- a CDS encoding FtsW/RodA/SpoVE family cell cycle protein, translating to MNNFKNIMRYIGKTSKFIDYPLLVTYVLLCLIGLVMVYSASMVAATKGTLTGGVAVAGTYFYNRQLLYVIMSFAIVFFMAFIMNVKVLKKPNVQKGMMIGIFVLLLLTLVIGKNINGSKSWINLGFMNLQASELLKIAIILYIPFMIEKKMPAVRQNIKLILGPILFVVTCLVLVLFQKDVGQTMLILIIFFSIIFYSGIGVQNILKWGLLVALGFVIIASFMLILHMVPSYLEARFSTLTNPFGQESGTGYHISNSLMAIGNGGLFGRGLGNSIMKLGYLPEPHTDFIFAVICEELGLVGGLLVIILEYFIVYRAFQLANKTNSYFYKLVCVGIASYIGSQTFVNIGGISATIPLTGVPLPFISFGGSAMISLSIAMGLLLITAKQIKQDDKRLKQRKNDMKRRYN from the coding sequence ATGAATAATTTTAAAAATATAATGCGGTATATTGGAAAAACTTCTAAATTTATCGATTATCCATTATTAGTTACATACGTACTCCTTTGTTTGATTGGATTAGTAATGGTATACAGTGCAAGTATGGTAGCTGCAACTAAAGGTACTTTAACTGGTGGTGTAGCCGTTGCAGGAACTTACTTTTATAATAGACAGCTTTTATACGTTATTATGAGTTTCGCCATAGTCTTTTTTATGGCATTTATTATGAATGTAAAAGTGCTTAAGAAGCCTAATGTTCAAAAAGGAATGATGATTGGTATTTTCGTATTACTATTACTGACTTTAGTCATTGGTAAAAATATCAATGGTTCCAAAAGTTGGATTAATTTAGGTTTTATGAATTTACAGGCATCAGAGTTATTAAAAATTGCCATCATTCTTTACATACCATTTATGATTGAAAAGAAAATGCCCGCAGTAAGACAAAACATCAAGTTAATTTTAGGTCCAATTCTATTCGTAGTAACGTGCCTGGTTCTTGTTCTTTTCCAAAAGGACGTTGGGCAAACAATGTTAATATTAATAATCTTCTTCTCAATCATTTTCTATTCTGGTATAGGTGTCCAGAATATATTGAAATGGGGACTATTAGTTGCATTGGGATTTGTTATTATTGCCTCGTTCATGTTGATATTACATATGGTTCCTAGCTATTTAGAGGCACGTTTTAGTACGTTAACGAATCCATTTGGTCAAGAATCTGGTACAGGGTATCATATTTCTAATTCCTTAATGGCGATAGGTAATGGCGGACTATTTGGACGAGGATTAGGTAACAGTATTATGAAACTGGGTTACTTGCCAGAACCACATACCGACTTTATCTTTGCAGTTATTTGTGAGGAGTTAGGTCTCGTGGGTGGTTTATTAGTAATTATTTTAGAATATTTCATTGTGTACCGAGCATTCCAATTAGCTAATAAAACAAATTCATATTTTTACAAATTAGTATGTGTTGGTATTGCAAGTTATATAGGAAGCCAAACATTTGTTAATATTGGTGGTATTTCAGCTACAATTCCATTAACAGGTGTGCCGTTACCATTTATTAGTTTTGGTGGTTCAGCAATGATTAGTTTAAGTATTGCAATGGGGCTTTTATTAATTACTGCTAAACAAATCAAACAAGATGATAAACGTCTAAAACAACGTAAAAACGATATGAAACGCCGTTATAATTAA